The Natronosporangium hydrolyticum nucleotide sequence CGGAGCACGCCGCGGCGGTGACCGACCGGGTCCAGCAGGCAGCCGACCGCACCAGCAGCGCCCAGGCCGAGTTGGCGGTCGCCGAAGCCGAACGGGCCGCGGCCTGGCAGGAGCTGGAGCAGGCCGAGGCGGCGCACGCCGCGGCCGTCGAACGGTACCGGGAGGTCAGCGGCCGCGTCGAGGGGCCGAAGCTCGCCGGTCCGGACTCGGTGGTCGCGCATGCTGCGCTCGCCGCCTACCGGCGCGGCGACCTGTCGCAGGAGCAGCTGTGGCGAGTCTGGAGCTGGGGCGCCGGCGGGGGGTCGGAGCTGGCCGAACCCGAGCGTGACGTGCAGGCGTTGCGGACTGCGCTGCGGATAGCGCACCTGCGGTACCAGGCGGCCGCGCATCGGGAACGGACCGCTCTCGCGGAGCTGGGGGTCGCCGACGTGGAGTCGCGGGTGCTCGCCGAGGAGGTGGCGACTGCGGCCGATCATGCCGGGTGGCACGATAGCCGTGATGAGCAACGAAGCTTCCAAAACCAATGAGCCGCCCCTGATCGCGGCCTACCGGGGCCGCCCGACGCCCCACACCCCGGTGTGGTTCATGCGGCAGGCCGGCCGTTCCCTGCCCGAGTACCGGCGGATCCGGGAAGGCGTCCCGATGCTGGAGTCGTGCCGGCGGCCAGAGCTGGTCTGCGAGATCACGTTGCAGCCGGTACGGCGGCACGGGGTGGACGCCGCGATCCTGTTCAGCGACATCGTGGTGCCGCTGGCCGCCGCCGGGGTGGGGGTGGAGATCGTGGCCGGCACCGGCCCGGTCGTCGCCGAGCCGATCCGCACCGAAGCCGACCTCGCCCGGTTGCGGGGGCAGGCCGACCTTAGCTTCATCTCCGAATCGGTGCGGCTGGTCACCGCTGAGCTCGGCGACGTTCCGCTGGTCGGATTCGCCGGGGCTCCGTTTACCCTCGCCAGCTACCTCATCGAGGGCGGGCCGTCGCGTACCCACGCGGCGACCAAGGCGCTGATGTACGGCCAGCCGGAGACCTGGCATGCGCTCTGCGCCTGGCTGGCCGAGCTCACCCGCGAGTTCCTGCAGACCCAGGTCAGCGCCGGCGCGGCGGCGGTGCAGCTCTTCGACTCCTGGGCGGGGACGCTCTCGGCTGCCGACTATCGGCGCTACGTCGCACCCCACTCCGCGTACGTATTGGCAGGGTTGGCCGACGCCGGCGTGCCTCGGATCCACTTCGGGGTCGATACCGCGGAGTTGCTGCCGGCGATGGCCGAAGCGGGCGCGGACGTGGTGGGGGTGGACTGGCGCACCCCACTGGACGTGGCGGCGCGGCGGATCGGGGGAGCGTTGCCGGTGCAGGGCAATCTGGATCCGTGCGTGCTCTTCGCGCCGTGGCCGGTGATCGAGACGGAGGTGCGCCGGGTGTTGACCGAGGGGGCGGCTGCGCCGGGGCACGTGTTCAACCTCGGCCACGGGGTGCTGCCCGAGACTGACCCGTCGGTGCTCACCCGGGTGGTGGAGCTGGTGCATGAGGTCTCCACGCAGTGACCAGCGTGGCGGTGGTGGGCGGCGGCATCACCGGGTTGGCGGCGGCGCTGCGGCTGCGGGACCGGCTCGGCCCGGCGGCCGAGATCACCATCTTTGAGCAGGGCAGCGAGCTGGGGGGGAAGCTGCGCACCGGTCGGCTCGCCGGGGTCCCGGCCGAGTACGGTGCCGACGCCTTCCTGATGCGGGACCCTGGGGGGGTCGGCGATTCGGCGGCGGTGGCACTGATCCGCCGGGTCGGGCTCGGCGATCAGTTGGTGCACCCGTCGCGGCTGCCGCCGGCGATTCTGCTCGATGGTGAGCTAGAGCCGATGCCCGGCGGCACCCTGCTGGGGGTGCCGGGGGACCTCACCCGGCTGCCGGCGGCGATACCGGTGCAGCCGGAGCGGGACTTCGACCGTGGCCACCCGGTGCTCGGCGGCGGGGACACCACCGTTGGTGAGCTGGTGCGGCAGCGGCTCGGTGATCAGGTCGTGGCCCGGTTGGTCGATCCGATGCTCGGCGGGGTCTACGCCGGCCGGGCGGATGAGTTGTCGCTGCAGGCCACGATGCCGGGGTTGGCAGCGGCCGCGACCGACGCGCACACGCTCACCGGCGCGGTCCGCGCGGCGCTGGCTGCTTCTCCGCGACCGACCGGTTCGCCGGTCTTCGGCAGCCTGCGCGGCGGTATCGGGGAGCTGCCGCCAGCGGTCGCCGCGGCGAGCGGGGCGACGATCCGGCTCGGGTTGCCGGTGCGGGAACTGGTGCCGGCGGCGGACCGGTGGCGGCTGACGGTCGGCCCCACCCCCGACCCGCAGCGGGTGACGGTGGACGGGGTGGTGCTGGCGGTGCCGGCGCGGCCCGCCGCCCGACTGCTGGAGACGGTGGACCCGGCGGTGGCCGGGGCGGTCGGCCAGCTCGACTACGCCAGCGTGGCGCTGGTGACGGTGGCGCTGCCACCGGCGACCCCGCTGCCCAGGCTCTCCGGCTTCCTGATCCCGGCCGATGAAGGGTTGACGACGAAGGCGGTTACCTTCGTCACACAGAAGTGGCCGGAGCGCCACGGCGACGACGATCCGGTGCTGGTCCGCGCCTCGATCGGCCGGTACGGCGAGCCCGGGCCGCTGCAGTCGACCGACGACGAGCTGGTGCGGTTGGTCAGCCGCGAACTCTCCGATGTGCTCGGTGGGGTGCCGGATCCGCTCGCCAGCCACGTGCAGCGGTGGGGCGGAGCGCTCCCGCAGTACCCGGTCGGCCACCCGGCCCGGATGGCCCGGGTGCGTTCGACACTGCCGGCCGGGCTCGCGGTCGCTGGCGCGGGGTACGACGGGGTCGGCATCCCCGCCTGCGTCCGGTCCGGCGAGACCGCCGCCGAGCAGGTCTCGACGGTGCTGGAAGAATCGACGCTATGAGCAGTGAGCCCAGCGGCGACCAGGCGGGCACCAACGCCGCCCGGTTGCGCGAGTTGAACGAGACCATCCGCTACACCATGTGGTCGGTCTTCGCGGCCACGGCGCCGCTGCCGGCCGACCGGGAACCGCTGGTGCACGAGGTGACCGAGCTGTGGCGGCAGCTGGCCGACAAAGACGTGGTGGTGCGCGGCAGTTACGACGTCGCCGGGCTGCGGGCCGACGCGGACATCATGGTGTGGTGGCACGCCGAGTCCGCCGACGCGCTGCAGGACGCCTACGCCCGGCTGCGGCGCACCGGCTTGGGGCAGGTGCTGCGGCCGGTCTGGTCACAGCTGGCGCTGCACCGGCCGGCCGAGTTCAACAAGAGCCACGTCCCCGCCTTCCTCGCCGGTGAGCCACCCCGGGCGTACCTGTGCGTCTATCCGTTTGTCCGCTCGTACGAGTGGTATCTACTCCCCGACGAGGAACGGCGCGCGATGCTCGCCGAACATGGCCAGATGGCGCGCGGGTTCCCCGACGTGCGGGCGAACACCGTGCCCTCGTTCGCGCTCGGCGACTACGAGTGGATGTTGGCGTTCGAGGCTGATGAGCTGCACCGGATCGTGGATCTGATGCGTCACCTGCGCGGGTCGACAGCGCGCCGGCACGTCCGGGAAGAGGTCCCCTTCTTTACCGGTCGTCGGCGCTCGGTGGCAGAGCTGGTCGCCGGGCTGCCCTGAGCCGGGCACTGCTGATGCGGCGCTGTCACCGCTCGCGCCGCATTGGCACGTGTGGGATGCCGTCGTCTAGATACTCTGGACCGGTGGGACGGAAGCCGTACTGCTGGTAGAAGTCGACCAGCTGGGACTGCGCATCCAGCACGCAGGTGCGCTGGTAGACCAACGCGAGGGCGGCGGGCATGAGTCGCCGGGCGAGGCCGGCGCCGCGCGCCCGCAGCGCAACCGCCACCCGGCCGATCCGGACCGTCTGGTCCGGCTCGGCGAGCAGCCGCAGGTAGGCCAGTGCCGACCCGGCCCGCTCTGGGTCGGGCAGCCACAGGTGCCGGGTGGTGGGTTCGATGTCCCGACCATCCAGCTCTGGATAGGGGCACTGTTGCTCGACCACGAACACGTCAACTCGTAGCCGGAGCAGTTCGTACAACGTGGTGGCATCGAGGTCGGTGAAGTTCGCGACCCGGACGCCATCGATCGAGGTGGCTGGCACCCCGCTAGATTAGCCCTCGCTCACGCGGGGTGAGCACCGACCGTGTCGCGAAGCTGACTGCCCTGGTCCTCGACCATCCGGGCGCAGTGTGCGCAGCAGAAGAATCGGCCGGAGACCTCGACGCCGTGGCCGACGATCTTGCACCCGCAGTGCTCGCAGACGGGCGCGAGCTTGTGGATTGCACATTCGAAAGAATCGAAGGTGTGGGTGTTGCCGCCCGAGGTGCGGACCTCGAACGCCATCCAGTACTCGTTACCGCACACTTCACAGGTCGCCATGGCGGTTCACCCCCGTAGATATCGCCGTGTTCAGCCTGGCGATTTCCCGGCCCGGGCGCAACCGAAACCCCAGAAACAACTCGAAGCTACTCTTTGCGCAATGAATACCGTTTCCGATTAAGGGCTATTGTGATCTAGAACACTGGTCGGGCTGATCGCTCGGATCAGCTCGGATCTAGCCGCATCGCCACGCTGTTGATGCAGTAGCGGGCGTCGGTGGGGGTGAACCCCTCGCCGTCGAAGCGATGACCCAGGTGTGAGTCGCAGGCGGCGCAGCGTACCTCAACCCGGACCATGCCCAGCGAACGGTCCTCAAGGTAGCGGATCGCGCCGGGGATCGCCTGGTCGAATGAGGGCCAGCCGCAGTGTGAGTCGAACTTGGTGTCGCTGGTAAACAGGGCGGCATTACAGGCCCGGCAGTAATAGGTGCCGGGGGTTTTGGTATCGACATACTCGCCGGTCCACGGGGTTTCGGTGCCGCCCTGCCGAAGCACTCGAAACTCCTCGGGGTTCAGCAACTCCCGCCATTGCGTATCGGTTCGTTCCACCCGTCCAGCCTACGCGCGCTCCCACCCCCCGCCACCCCGAGTTGATCATGGACCTAGGTGCCTTGTCGGGGCGATTTGACGTCCCAAACCCCATGATCAACCCGTCTGGTGAGGGTTGGCGGCCCGTCAGTCTTGGGGGGCGAACACCGTCATGCCGGCGTCCTGCGCCGCCCGTGCTAACCGGTCGCCGTAGG carries:
- a CDS encoding GNAT family N-acetyltransferase, which translates into the protein MPATSIDGVRVANFTDLDATTLYELLRLRVDVFVVEQQCPYPELDGRDIEPTTRHLWLPDPERAGSALAYLRLLAEPDQTVRIGRVAVALRARGAGLARRLMPAALALVYQRTCVLDAQSQLVDFYQQYGFRPTGPEYLDDGIPHVPMRRER
- the hemE gene encoding uroporphyrinogen decarboxylase, yielding MSNEASKTNEPPLIAAYRGRPTPHTPVWFMRQAGRSLPEYRRIREGVPMLESCRRPELVCEITLQPVRRHGVDAAILFSDIVVPLAAAGVGVEIVAGTGPVVAEPIRTEADLARLRGQADLSFISESVRLVTAELGDVPLVGFAGAPFTLASYLIEGGPSRTHAATKALMYGQPETWHALCAWLAELTREFLQTQVSAGAAAVQLFDSWAGTLSAADYRRYVAPHSAYVLAGLADAGVPRIHFGVDTAELLPAMAEAGADVVGVDWRTPLDVAARRIGGALPVQGNLDPCVLFAPWPVIETEVRRVLTEGAAAPGHVFNLGHGVLPETDPSVLTRVVELVHEVSTQ
- the msrB gene encoding peptide-methionine (R)-S-oxide reductase MsrB, giving the protein MERTDTQWRELLNPEEFRVLRQGGTETPWTGEYVDTKTPGTYYCRACNAALFTSDTKFDSHCGWPSFDQAIPGAIRYLEDRSLGMVRVEVRCAACDSHLGHRFDGEGFTPTDARYCINSVAMRLDPS
- a CDS encoding Prokaryotic metallothionein; this encodes MATCEVCGNEYWMAFEVRTSGGNTHTFDSFECAIHKLAPVCEHCGCKIVGHGVEVSGRFFCCAHCARMVEDQGSQLRDTVGAHPA
- the hemG gene encoding protoporphyrinogen oxidase, with the protein product MTSVAVVGGGITGLAAALRLRDRLGPAAEITIFEQGSELGGKLRTGRLAGVPAEYGADAFLMRDPGGVGDSAAVALIRRVGLGDQLVHPSRLPPAILLDGELEPMPGGTLLGVPGDLTRLPAAIPVQPERDFDRGHPVLGGGDTTVGELVRQRLGDQVVARLVDPMLGGVYAGRADELSLQATMPGLAAAATDAHTLTGAVRAALAASPRPTGSPVFGSLRGGIGELPPAVAAASGATIRLGLPVRELVPAADRWRLTVGPTPDPQRVTVDGVVLAVPARPAARLLETVDPAVAGAVGQLDYASVALVTVALPPATPLPRLSGFLIPADEGLTTKAVTFVTQKWPERHGDDDPVLVRASIGRYGEPGPLQSTDDELVRLVSRELSDVLGGVPDPLASHVQRWGGALPQYPVGHPARMARVRSTLPAGLAVAGAGYDGVGIPACVRSGETAAEQVSTVLEESTL
- the hemQ gene encoding hydrogen peroxide-dependent heme synthase, translated to MSSEPSGDQAGTNAARLRELNETIRYTMWSVFAATAPLPADREPLVHEVTELWRQLADKDVVVRGSYDVAGLRADADIMVWWHAESADALQDAYARLRRTGLGQVLRPVWSQLALHRPAEFNKSHVPAFLAGEPPRAYLCVYPFVRSYEWYLLPDEERRAMLAEHGQMARGFPDVRANTVPSFALGDYEWMLAFEADELHRIVDLMRHLRGSTARRHVREEVPFFTGRRRSVAELVAGLP